TCTCGCCGTAGAGGAAGAAGGCGCTAGGGTTCCTGCGAGGCAAGTcgtcttcttcttctagctccatcTCCGGTGGCCTTAGAAGGAATAAAGTTTGTCGGAGGTGGGCTAGCTAGGCGGTGAGGACGGCGGCGGGTGGCGTTAGGGCcctggcggtggtggaggcggccAGGCTAGGTCAGGTCTGGGGTGTCGCTAGGGTTAGGGTGGCCGGGCTCGAGGGGCGGGGACGTGTTGCTGGTGGTGCGGCGAGGCGGGGGTAGGGACGACGACGAGGACAACGCTGGCGAGCTTCCATGAGGCCAAGGGAGGGTGGGGTCGTTGGGCGGCGGCGGACGGTGGGCGGCGTAGCCTACGGCGAggccagcggcagcggcggggggGAGGGGGGTGAGGCGTGGTGCCCGGGGGGGAGGAAGAGCGTGACTCGAGGTAGACGAAGACGCGCAACGGGGTCGCACGCTCCCAGAGCACGCGACGGGTCGTAGCTTAACTTTGTCCTACTTTTATAATAAGCACTCTAATTTTTGTATAGAAGAACAATGCTATGTATAATCCTTTGGTAAGAAAATCCAACAACTTAAGCAACGAGGGCGGTAAACTGCAGACTAGAAGTGGCTACCTTTTGGAATAAGTAGTGATTATTAAGCATAAATATTATAATCGTTTAAAGGTTAGCACTATTGACCCCTCATAGATCTCAACTCAAGCTCTACCTCTGTTCTTGAGCATTGCAGTGCAAGCTTAAACGGCCGTTTATATTATAATAGTAAAATAGTAATTAAGAGTGTAGTTTTCAATTTAAAAATCATTATTTTATACATATTAGAAAGGAGAGTTTTTAATAAAATGTAATATGAGAGAAGTTTCAACTTAATTTGAGGAAAAATTATAGACTGACAAGATCAGTATCTGAAAGTCAGAGTCTAGATTCATGACGTTCTTAAATTAGAGCTATCACAATTCACAAGGAAAATTTGTAAAAGTTAATTTGTTTGGATCAGCTAGGCTTTAAAAGCCACAATATACAAGCTTTAACTTATCTAAACAGGGCTTGAGTCTGGTGTGTAGTTTTGTTGTTTACATGAGATCCCTATATGTTTATAGTAGTTCTAATTAGTAGGCCTCGTATATGTTTTGTCGTACTCGTGATttattctgaaaaagaaaaacttCCTCTGGATTTCAGATGTGTTGTCCTCTGGAATCAATAATTGCAATTGTGTTCAGCGAAAACAGAAGGGCGGCGAAGAAGTATCAAACATACCATTCCTCTGTATTTCAAGAAGGTCTAGGTGATTTTGAAGAAAACATGCACTATGAGCTTAACAGGACTCTGAGCCTGGGTCATGAGGGGTATACGTGCACTAAAAGTCTAAAAGTACAGGGACAGGGACAAACTCAACACATTTTTTTTCCACATTCAATTTGTCACTAGAAATCTACAAGCAAAATTAAACCTTTCACTTTTACAAGCACGAGGCAAGGTCAGGTGATGCAGCTATATACAGTCATCAGGTGATCGGCAAAATCCTTGTGTCCTAAGAGGATTTCATCTTGTCCAAGTTGTGCTTGGCCTGCAAATCATAGACTGCATGAGCAAGAAATTCTTATCTTTAATTGCAACTTTTATTAATCTTAGCAAATAGATGTGAAGTTCGAAGCCCTGACCGAAATTGCATCGATCTCCTCTAACAGAGGCTGGACAGCATAGGCCAACGTCTTGGCATCTTCTGCAAGATCCTCAAAGTCTTGACAGTTACCCATCAGCAGCGCTATGAAAAACTCTCTTTCTGGGATGAGCTTCAGTGCTACCTGACAACTATGCTCAACAGATTAGGTCAGTGGACAAAACCAACTCATCGCACAATCAGCTCTGCAAGCATGATCATAAATGTAAACAACAAAGAAGCCTGTCTGCATTCTGCAAACAAACAATTATAAAAAATATGACTGTACTATCTCGGAATGCGAAATAAATGTTCAGGTGATACCTTGTAAGCAGCTGATGAGATCCAGCCATGCCATGGCTTCAGAGTACTTGCATAGGCTTCTTCCACAATCTCTTCAAGGCTCGACTCAGGAGTTTTCAGCAGCCTCTCCAGCAAATATTTTGAGAAATTTATCGACCTAGACAGCCAGATGATAGCTCTGGTGCAGCTTTTGGTCTTCTTTGCTGTCCCTTGCTCCATTTCCTCGGTAACTATCACCGTCAAGCTCGCATATTTGGAAGAGTCTCTTTCATGCAGATCTTGTAATCTCTACGGGAGGGAGATCGAGAGCCAATTTTAGGTTAGTGATTCGGACAGATGCAAATGAATCGATGACAAACTGCAGAGCAGCCTGGGAATAAGTCAGTACATGAGGTGGCATGCTCAGTGCAGAAGGGTTACCTGAACATTTTCCTGAATGTCCTGCCTCAGGACTAGCAAAGTCGGACCAATCTCATCTACATCGAACAGAAGGTAGAGTTTGTCAGTTTAATCTGATTTTTCAGAGAGATATATAGTGGAGAGAGTAGcacatgaaaaaaaaaaacagctgaaTGGAATATGTTACTTTGGCATCCAAAaaaaatgtttttctctcacaacattttagcataagcatcagcataagccaaatttcagcataagcgaacaggctgatttgGGAAGGCATATGGCACTACATCATGCTGTGCCAACCTAAAAGAAATATCTGTCTGAAAAGGAAATTTAAAAATCCCCCCGGCGCACATTTTGCATGGGTAATTCCATGTCCAATTTGGTGGCATCATGACATAAAAAGGTCAAATGCCTCTGGGCCACTTATTTAGTTATCCATTCCATCCAAGAATCCAACAGGGCATAAAGGGTGTATGCAAATTCTCACATCCCATATATGACAACACAATGAGGAATGCTAAACCTGACCCACAACACATGCACACAGAACCGGCATACAGAAACAACcaattttcttttcctttgttcAATGCAAAGTAAGACTCAGAACAATAACATCACATCGTTGTCCTGAACACAGGAACCTATCTGAACAAAGTAATACAGAACATACTGtatataaacaaaataaaaacaGTTGATGATTATTGATCAGAACATTAGACCTGCTGAAACTACCTGACAACCGATCGAAATAATCCCCCCTGAAAATGGAAATCTTTGAGTACAGAACTTGAATATGACAGAGCATAGTCAGTTACGAACCAAGGACATGGATGAGCTGCTTGGAGACAGAGAGGATGTCCATGGTGGATGACTTGGGCTGCTCCTGCACTTTCACCAGCTGCACCTgaacctgctcctcctccccatCTCCTGGACTGCACATACGGAGCTCCTCCATGGCCAGTCTCAGCTCAGACTTGCCCTTCTCCATCTCCTTCCGTTTCCTCTCCATCTATCCTCCTACCACTACCTTCCTTATCACCTAAACCACCGTGTGCCTCGGTTAATCCACTACTTATACACACAGATGCAAGCTCATTTGCTGACATTTCTTGGGACAAATGATGGGGTCGACTTCTAGTTTCTgtccttttcttctttctttcttttttaggaaaaaaaaactgTGGTGTCTTGGTGTTGTTCATCGCATCCCTCTCTATGTCAAGTCAGAACAGCCAATGGGGAATCATTGTGAGTATAAAATGGGTGGTGGATCCTGTCCCTACTCGGCTGGGAGATGATTTTAATTGCTTGATGCAGTTGGCCGGGATGGACTTGTTTATTAACATTCACGCATTGCCGAGTACTTGGCATAGTAATATAATCTCTTTTTATATGCATGATTGTTGGTGAAAGCTTTTGGCAACCTACACCCAAACTCCAGCCAGTGAAAATATAGATTCTTTTTTTGAACCAAGAAAAATATAGATTCTTGAAGGTAAAGTAGTACATTTATTCTTGGACTTCTCTACACGTCAGTGTTAGTGTTGATCTCTCCAGCTCGGCCCAACGGCTGAGTTGGGccttctcgcgccctgatcgggggcgcccaaccctatatGGTCGGTGGgctcccgtcgcactgcgctacataaagaggtgggggccagcAGCTCGCGGTACGAGGTTGACCGCAGCCACAGTACCCCACCGACACAACCCTAACTGATCAAGGGTGCGCAGCAGCGGCGGGAAGCGCCGCCACCGTTCTTCACCGCCTCGCCGTCGCCAGGACGTCCACACCGTGGCCGGACGTCACTACCTCCCCTTCGCCAGCACTCTACGTCACTGACATTGCCATGGCTTCCTCCTCCGCCAAGCCCATCGATGGTCAGCTCCCtctgcatctctctctctctctctcgttctcttTCTAGTTGATCTAGGTTGTTTTATCCCGAATAGAAGAGGTTCCACCCGCTAGATCTATAACTAGTTGATCCTGCAGTTCTAACAATGGTATCGGTTGAGCCTATTCTAGACGTATATCTAGGCTTTGGGGTAGAAATAAGGAGATGAGTTCAATTTCAAGattcgaaaccctaaccctaatgaaAATGGACGGAATGGGGAGGGGGACTCACTAGGGCTCCTCTGCCGCTgtcaccaccgccgtcgcgtGGGAAGAAAACCCACCGCCGTGTGGGAAGATGAGATCGACGACGCGTCGCGCGTGTGCAGGCTAGGGCTCCGGGCACCGGCGTAGGACCCCTCGACGGCAGCACGCTCAACCGCGGTCGAACGCGCGCGCCGGTGAAAGGGCCTACGGCGGCGGCGCCATCCTCCTTCGGCCGCCAGTGGTGTTCGCCGCCGCTCGGCTCGCCGCGTGAAGAAGGGGGGAGGGGACGAAATGACCTAGGGTTCAAGGGGAGGCGGCCGGGAATCGGGGTTTTGTCCCCACGACATCGCCGGGAGGCCGTCGGATCCAGATGGACGGCCAGGATCCGCCGGGCTGGCTCCAGGCCTAGGCGGGGAAGAACtttcctggcccaggcccaggttgcggcctgggcgcggggagcGCAGCATGCGCGGCTGGGCCGCGGGCCAAAATTGCCGCTGGGCCACTAAACAATATGAGAAAGTTTACTCTAATCTATTTTTAGAAGCACATTTTGAATGATTTTTAGTTAAATTTGAAggtttaaatctctgtcaaaatttgaaccaacattATAATTTtccagagagtagatgagtacagaaaaatgcttctgaaaagtagataaatttcATTTTACATGTTTCCGCTGCTAAGTTAATGTTTCATCCCCTAATTAAATTGAAACCAACGGGAAAAttttaattagaggagtagtcatatttgtttaagttaaattatggtattattATTTTTAGACCAATGTTGGTGATAACAATTTTATAAGTGTATTTATGAGTTGTTTCCATGCACTAATTTCATTCCTGCCCAACGGTGttatagaattaatgtagaaaaATGTTGTATTTATGATTTTGCTATTTTCTGACCAAAGTTgatgatagcaatattataaatGTCTTATTTATgagtttatgcattaattctatttctgcccaacggtgatgtagaattaatgtagaagaatgttgtatgttttaattttgaccaatgttaaattaagccatgcaattattatgtcatgttttctCACTTTCTCTGTTGATGTTTCTGGACTCAACCCTATGGCATTCATCTCGCACATTCCGCCTCTTGAAGGGGGGCAACTATcgcgtatggcgagagaagtatgagttggcacttgcgctgtccgagaatgacctagcacttaccttgtaacaccctcggtgttacgccctaaacaaattaccaaaccatgtcatgagcatcatgtttatgtgataatgtatGTGATGGAAGGTGTAGACAACATTTTTGTAACttcagatgatcaataaaaatgttaaatgataagCTATTCCACGACTCATTTATATCAaatagggtttaaaaccaatttttttaacaaaaatactatagaacatatatgtggcacttAACTAAAGTTTGgagtatgaactttgtagatgacaatgaaacacttgctgtagaaaaataacattgctagctagtgtttccagtagcttagaaatggaacttgaaatcaaaactagcttaaagacttagaaaattcttaAGTTTAAAAACAAATTGACAGCACTGGGATTGTGAATTAATTCTGAGAAATCTAGTTAAAGATTGGTACTATGTTTTAGTTCTTAGGGGTAGCCTAATATGCTCTCTTAAGCATGGTGAAGGTGGCTTGGTTCTAAGATCATTCGTTTAGTTTTTATgggtgctttaaaattcgtgcacgacacAGCCTCGGGATGGTTGGCGCCGTGCGCGCGGTCACTGCACGGCCACCCCACGTCGCGCACATGGCCGCGTCCCGCGCGATCACCCTATGCCGCCACGCTGGGTCAGTCGAGCCCGcctgggcttggccgaggccggCCGCAGCGAGCCGCTGGCCCCGCACCCTGCTGCCCTGCCTCACATTGCCGCTATTGGTGCCGCCACGGCCGTGCTACGCTGCGGTCACCTCACCGTTGCATCCCCCCCTACGGCTCTGCACCGTTGACTGCCCTACCGGTGGCCCTGCCGCTGCTACACACGTGCTTGGCGTATCCACCCATAAAGGCACGGCAGTCGCTCGTGCCGTGTCGGTCGCGGACGCACGCATGCCTTGGCGCAGTCGCTCATGTCATGTCGGTCATGGATGCACGCATGCCTTGTCCATAGGGCCTACGTGTGTCATGTCCTGATCGTGTCGCTCGCGTTCCGCCAAGGCAAGGACGAGCTAAGCTCTGACCTACCACCATCCCCTCTCTCTTCGTTGTTGCCATGGTGGACTGAGCCGCACCATTAAAACAAGCAGGAAGAAGTCACCATTGCCCGATCCGTCGCCTCGCTGGCTCTGTCACCCAGCTGCCTAGCTACCtgcccccaccccgccttgaatggCGCCCGGTTGagcttcaattttggagcttttccccgccaccgtgccgataaggccgagtCCGCCCATCACCGAGGGCAGCTTCCATCTGACCACCTCGAGCCAAATTAGTTGCACCACTAGACTCATCTCGAACCCCTCCTCACCATGTGCACCTAATCCATACCCCTACCGCTGTTCCAACGCTGTTGACGTGGTCGTGTCCATCGCGGCTCGTCGCTGAGCTCGCCACACATACGTGGCTAGCCTTGCTCGGGGCGTCTCCGACCGAACCATTGCCTCAGCCAGGTCATTGTTGAGTCGCTGATGCTCACCCGCTACCTCTATAGCTCCCTTAGCACCGTGGCTCACCAGAACATTGTCGTCGCCACCGCAGGTTGCCCGCCGACGTGGAGAAGTCACCCTACTTCGTCTCCAGTCTCTGAATCGCTGCCCATTGTTGCACGTTGGCCagtaggtgagcatcggtcctcTAGATGGGTTGAGGGAGTCCCCAGTTGACCGGCGTAGTGGCCTAGTGCCGGTCAATGCCATGCCGGCGAGCATAGAGGCATCGGGGACCTCCCCGATGCGAAGATGGGTTAATACCAGGGCCTTCTTGCATAAAcaatgtctatagaaatagtgcgCATAGTTGTCGTGTTAACAGACGATAGCGCGGGGGTGTTTCTACAAAAGCGACAGTGCCCGCGGGCTTCTCCGCCGTGGGCCGATCTTGCGTGGGCCACGGAAGCGGACCGCTGCGTGCGCGCGCGCCGTGTCGCATGGGTCGTGCAAGTGGGCTGCGCGGGAGATTGGTTTTCTTTTTTTAGGAATTTGTAAATGATTTTCTactttaatttctgagctgatctttggtaattaatataaattcgtgtaggtgtccaaaaattacgaaacaaattttgttaggttcctaaaattatggtctatctgttggtgtatttggTTGATActtatatgtgttgacattaggagctattaaatcatttgaggatgcttaataatattaagctaattattgtaggaatttttatggtaaattggtgatagctttagtcctaaaatttttatggtagcttcattgtattattatgtgctcactgtaatttttatagctttagaatagactaagcattagggtagttaaatgctctttgtttcaatatacattaaatcattagtagaaataaagatatatccttggtTTGCTAAGCTAAatgttgttagttgaacccaacaccttatttgatgaaaatgatagttagcttagtatcttagtcattagagctagcttagtagcttagtatgtgtattcttagtttaagagttgatgttgcctaaatgctaagtgttgcatcatcatcgcatgcatgtagaaaacgagttggtggagatcgtgaccaccggtgatcacaagtttgaggagatcatcgaggagtacgaggaggagattcttgtgcatgaggaggtcccggagctacCACTGATTGACTCAGCTGACACTACGCCTGCCCAAggtaagccctggtgcataacctctattttataattcaccataTATAAATgagttgtgcatttacgttacagaaattttgtggaaaccacatgcatagatacacctgtcctaagagtcttactagtgcaggttcgagtagttgttatgcttaggtttttggtagcgtgagtaacctgccattactcacaataggtgattattattattattattactctcataataaaatgatgaaaggaaaaatggaggcgggacagggatatggtatgggtattggtgggtgtaacaggttgtgtcccgtggccaatggggcttagcttggttatactgttttccctgttcgtgtcaATTAAGGAtcatccgttgctgtggatggtagtcagctcacagacttattatcctgagcacatacttgcttatgggagcgggaaggctcgttacgctcttgtcgtgggttctggctctttctagaccgactgattagagatggggaaaggtggaggtctaagcaccatattgagactgggTCTCTCAAgtatgggggcttggagtccaaatttagacgaggacctagaccctaTGACAGGAGTcgaatgggttggtcttatttgtgcctaggtacaaatggggcgtgtgttttagggtacctagctgggatacattggttcacgaatcaccatTTTTCGttagacggtacgacttggctatgatctagcaccgtagtaagaactggaagatgaaaggtggtgaaatggttctgattgcttaactcttgcttgaaagtagaacaggtgcttacctagaatagttatctaatgaagtaatcatgactgctaataaaacttgactgtaaggatgaactattagtaatgctttccgcaaacaaaaaaacaacaaacccatattgcctatcatatccttgagagtcgggaaactattcccactagtcgggtaagtcttgtgagtacattatgtactcggGGTTTATTTTACTCCTGTTGTAGGTgcaacttgaggagtagctcttgtgtggaggattcttctggtgggcacagatagaTCCTTGTATTGTTTCCGCGAGATGTTTATTTTCTTTccattgtttaattatcgcactctgaactctggtattgtaataaataatttccaagaactcttgttgtatgaaatggactaagtgttgtaagctcgtactcattattggatcctggcagtaaaacgtggattgtttcgagttctcccttggggtgggctCGACGGAACTATCTGATatagctaactttcggggtgcttagtgtctagtgaaagacaaGCTCCTTCAAAACcatgttattttgggtggttctaccacaggtggaagcagagccaataatgagtctac
This DNA window, taken from Miscanthus floridulus cultivar M001 chromosome 13, ASM1932011v1, whole genome shotgun sequence, encodes the following:
- the LOC136498856 gene encoding glycolipid transfer protein 2-like isoform X2; the encoded protein is MERKRKEMEKGKSELRLAMEELRMCSPGDGEEEQVQVQLVKVQEQPKSSTMDILSVSKQLIHVLDEIGPTLLVLRQDIQENVQRLQDLHERDSSKYASLTVIVTEEMEQGTAKKTKSCTRAIIWLSRSINFSKYLLERLLKTPESSLEEIVEEAYASTLKPWHGWISSAAYKS
- the LOC136498856 gene encoding glycolipid transfer protein 2-like isoform X1; the protein is MERKRKEMEKGKSELRLAMEELRMCSPGDGEEEQVQVQLVKVQEQPKSSTMDILSVSKQLIHVLDEIGPTLLVLRQDIQENVQRLQDLHERDSSKYASLTVIVTEEMEQGTAKKTKSCTRAIIWLSRSINFSKYLLERLLKTPESSLEEIVEEAYASTLKPWHGWISSAAYKVALKLIPEREFFIALLMGNCQDFEDLAEDAKTLAYAVQPLLEEIDAISAKHNLDKMKSS